GCTGGGCTCGCTACAAACAGTAGAGCGTATGATTTAGAATCCTGCTTCCATGAAGACGCGGATGCATATAAAGCCATTGTTCATTCAAACTAAGCCATTATGGTGATCATGAGCATGCAATGAATGATCGCTGCTGCACTTTATAATATCCGGTAGGATTTAAGCGTGGAGAAAGACAAAGCCGTGCTCTGGAAAGGAGCTGGCTTTGGCGCGATTAGTAACGATATGAGACTGTCATGTAGAGTCCCTGGAAGACAATATCATCTCTAACGGCTCGGCTGTACTGCGAAACGTCCAGATAGTCCCAGCTTTCCGGCGAGGAATCTGCAACATTGACATCCTGTCTGAGCATTGATCCATTCCAAAGGGCAAGAGCATAGCCGAAGGTGAGGTTGACGGTCTTCCAGACATTCCAGATGATTTTCAGATCTGCTTCTGTGATCAGGATGGCGGAATCCTTTTCTCTTCCTTTTGCCGCTGTCGTGAAAGTCAATTGCTGATCAAACTCTGAGAAACTCAGGCCTTCTACTTTCGGATCAAGGTAGTTTCCCACAGATGTCGCATAGTAGTGGTTCTTTGAGACGTATTCGGAGCGGGATCGCCCTATCAGGTAGGAAATTGCGATATCGCTTCCAATGGAAACCCTTCTCATCATGGGGAAGAAGATAGATGCTTTCGTTTCCAGCCCTCGGGCCTCTAGCGAGGAGACTTCGCGAAGTGTGTCGTTTAGCGGGATGAGATGAGAAAAATTTGGTTCTATAAACTGGTGTGAGAATTTGGGGGTGAGGAAATAATAGGTCGTATTAAATGTGTGCTTGTGGCTGATCTTTCTTACACCGATTCCCCAGTCCGCTTTTACCCGTTCACCATTGACCAGCCCCCGGCTGAAAAGCAAGGAGAGGGAACGGACAACGAACTTAGATTCACTGAAGACACCATCTGCCATTCCGTCATCATACACTCCTGCAAATGGTGCGGGCGAGAGGTTCTGAGTGAATGCAAAGTTTCCCGCGTCGGTTCTTTTTATACGGTCTCTATTATCATGATTCCAGAAGATGAACTCGATAGCACCGAGATCGTTTTTGAAATCCCAGCCCAATCTGTATCTGGCGCTATCTCCATAAGAAGATGGGATGGAAAGGTTGGAGCTGGATTCTCCGGTCTGGATGGTAGAGATCTCATAGTCGACATTGGAAGCCTTGACGTACCAATCTTCCATTTCTATGAAGAATTGTCCCCTTTTTTCTTCCTCGGCAAGGATAAGATTCGCAGAAAGTAGAATGAGAGCTAAAGCGGAAAGGAAAATCAGTAGTTCTTTCTTCATTTTGGCTCCTAACTGAATATTGAAAGATTCTTAGCATTGGTATTTGTGCTTAGTTGATTGGAACGATGACAGTCAATCCTCCCTCGCTCGGATCAAGTTCCATGAATGATTTCCAGAGGACATCGTTGATGTAGACATCGACTTTCATCGTCGCATCATCTTTCCAGGCCTGGGGAGTTCCGTAATAGTCCTTCTTCTTGAAGAGGGCGACGACTTTTGAAGCATCTGTCGAGCAGGTGAACTGGTAATTGGGATCAGCCTCATACCATTTCTGCACAGCATCGCTGCAAACGGTATCGTAGGGTGTTCGGCCGAAATACTCCGGATCGTCTGGCATTCCCTCCTCTAGCTCTATTACCTGATAGGAACTGGAATCTTTAGCGAAGATCCTGATCTCAGGCTTAAATTCGACTGAAATGGGCCTTGGCGGGTAAACAAGATCAGTACCGGGGGGAGGACACTGCGGAATGGCCGGATTGGGACATCTTGGATCGATATCATAGCAGACGGCCTGCCCGACCGGTGGAGGGATATTGGGATCCTTATATTCTGGAGGCTCTTGAGGAACGTAGCCGCTTGCCGTGACGACGAATGTCAATGTCTCTGAAACGTAATCAGGCTCATCGCTTGAGCATGAAAGCCAAAGACTCGTGGATAGAAAAATTAAAATGGCCAAAGCAAATCTTCTCATTATTAACACCTCCAGATTTTGAATATCGTAAACTACCATCAGGATGCCGTAAAGTCAAGGTAAAATTTCTGTTTTTGGAGTTCCTCTGCTGGTAATAAACAGCATCCTAAAAATTGTGGAAAAGCATTCTGATTTTTCGTTCAACTGGCAAAGTGTACATGTTAAAATGATTACAAATTTGGATTGCACGGATGCAGAGGTTGCTGAGAATCAAGTATGTCTTTTCGCTGCTCCTGTTGATTATCGTCGTCGGGACATTCGGCTATACGATGATCGAGGGGTGGACGCTCTTTGATTCTTTTTACATGACCATCATCACGATCTTTACAATCGGGTACAGCGAGGTTAATCCGCTCTCCAATGCAGGAAGAATCTTCAACATCCTCATCATATTCTTTGGCGTGGGAACTGTCTTCTACCTCGCTGCTTCCATCATGGAAGAGTTCGTCGAAAATCGTTTGATCAAAGGGAAGAAAATGGAGAAAGATATTCAGAAGATTAGAGACCATTACATTGTCTGCGGGTACGGCAGGATGGGAAGCGTCATCTGCAAGGATCTGGCACTCAAGGGGGTTCCCTTCGTCGTCGTGGAGAACGATCATGGCAAGATCAGAGCCATAGAGGAAGAGGGGTACCTGCACTGCATGGGAGACGTCACGGATGACAGGACGTTGTCCAAGACCGGCATCGAAAGGGCGAAAGGGGTCGTCACCGTCCTCTCGGAAGACGCTGATAATGTCTTCGTCACGTTAACGGCGCGGGGTCTCAATCCTGGTATTTTCATCGTGGCGCGGTCGAACACGGAAGGCTCCGTTCAAAAGCTTCTCCGTGCAGGCGCCAACAAGGTCATCAATCCATTTTCCACGGCCGGGAAGCACATGTCCCAGTTGCTCCTGAAACCGGTAGTCGTCGATTTCATGGAGGTCGTTTCTCAGGATTCCTCGCTCGATCTCAGGATGGAGGAGGTGAATGTCTGCGAGAGATCTCTGCTTTCGGGGATTAAGCTTAAGGACTCCCTGATCAGGAAGGAATTGAACATCATCATCGTAGCCATCAAGAAGGAGGACGGGAGAATGGTCTTCAATCCTTCTTCAGAGACCGAAATCTCCTCCAGGGATGTCCTCATCGCCCTGGGGAGCAGAGAGAACCTTCAAAAGCTTGAAGATCTAGGGAGGGGATGATGAAAATATATGCCACTAAAAGGAGGGAGGATTTCCATTCCAGATGGATGGAAAGGATCTATTCAACCTACTCGGACTATTATGACCTGATCTTCGACAGGATCTTAAAACAGGGCAGGGAGGAAGGTGTCAGGGCACTGGAGATTAGGGAAGGAGACAGAATTCTGGAAGTGGGGATCGGAACAGGATTATCCATCCCGCTTTACCCCAATGACTGTTTCCTCTTTGGAATCGACATTTCGGAAGAGATGCTGAGGAAGGCAAGGGAGAAAATCATCAAGAGCAAGAAACTGATGAATATATCCCTGAAGAAGATGGATGCCTCTGCTCTCTCCTTTGAGGATTGCAGTTTTGACAAAGTTCTCGTCCCATATCTCATCAGTGTCGTTCCCGATCCGGACAGGGTAGTCTTAGAAATCAACAGGGTCTGCAAGCCTGGCGGGATTGTCGTTTTCGTGAACCATTTTCACAGTTCGAATCCCTTCATGGCGATGTTTGAAAAGACTCTCTCTCCAGTTTCGAGATATCTGGGCTTCCGGCTTGACCTTCCCGTGGAATCTGTTCTGGAGAGAGACTTTTTTGAGATTGAGAGAATGGAGAGAGTAAATCTCTTCGGCCTGTGGAATCTTATCAAACTGAGGAAGAAGATGGATCAGTGATCCGCGTTGTGCTTTTCCCGGGTCCCTTTCTGGGGAAGATCCTTCTCAGGAGGGTTTAAGGTCCTTGTCATCTGCTTTATCTTTTCCTGCTTGCTGTAAATCTCCATGAATTGTCTCTCGATGTTCTCTGTCGTGATGGCGTTTCTCGAAACGAGCTCCAGAAGGTTGATCCTATCCTTAAGCTCTCTGATCTTGCTGTTCTTCTCTTCCATCTCAAGCTCGGCCAGCCTGAGATGCTTCTTGAGGAATTCAATCTCGTCCTGATACTTTTTAAGTGTGGCTTTCATCCGTTCCATCTGCTCATGGAATATCTGCTCATTCATCTCGCTCTCTGCCTTGAGCTCGATGAGCCTCTTGCCGCTGGCCCTCACCATTCCGTACTGGACGAGGAGCTGTTCATGCTTCATGATCAGTTCCTGAAAAAGGCTGGCCGGGACAAGATCTTTGAGGAGAGCGCTCAAATCCTCTATGGAATGTCCGTTTTGATTGCGGTTTTTCCTTACCGAAAGATTGTTGCTCTGTTCCAGGCCGGATCCTTTCAGGCTCTCGACGGAGACCCTATATTCTGGTCCATATCTTCCCTTGGCCAGGGAAGCGTGGACCCTTCCCGCCTTGATGTATCTCCGTATCGTCGTCGCCGAGACACCCGTAACCTCGGCAGCCTCTCTGATCGTATAATCCTGTCTGTCCATAGGATTGCTCATGGAATTTTCAAAACCTCAAAAACATTAAATTTTTACCACAGATACCACCATCTTTACAAGCAAAATTTTTAGAAAGTGTACGCATCTGTTATTGGAGGAGCTTAATTGCTCGCCGCACCGAATCTGTGAGGCGGGGGAAGGGGCGTCAAATCTGAAAAAAATCGTGGTGACCCCAAAAAATCTATTGACAGGCGCGGATTTCTTTGATATAGAGATATCAAACTTTATGAAAAGGAGGTGATAGAATGAACAAGGCAGAGCTCATTGAAAAGATTGCAAAAGATTCTAAGATCACCAAAGCCCAGGCGAGCAGAGCGATTGATTCATTCATCGATGGCATCACGAAATCTCTGAAGAAAGGAGAAAAGACCAGTCTCGTTGGCTTCGGCACGTACTCCATCTCAAAGAGGAAGGCAAGAACCGGTAGAAATCCACAAACCGGCGAGCCGATCAAGATTCCTGCCAAGAAAGTGCCGAAATTCACACCGGGTAAAGCTCTAAAGGATGCCGTAAGATAATATTAACAGGGTGGTTTGAAGCGGGGACAGAGCGATCTGTCCCCTTTTTTATTTTTTGGTTTTTATTTTTGATTTGTTTGTTTTATTTAATCAGCAACAAGTAGTTTGGCCCTGTCTTTGACTCATCTTCTACAGTTTGATTTTTTAATTTATTGTATATAAACAAGTTCCGAACTTCCAAAATTGTCTTGGCATCAGGATTTTACCTCCACCACAGTGGGCGGAGCAGCTACTCCCACTTCCTTTA
This region of Acidobacteriota bacterium genomic DNA includes:
- a CDS encoding potassium channel protein; amino-acid sequence: MQRLLRIKYVFSLLLLIIVVGTFGYTMIEGWTLFDSFYMTIITIFTIGYSEVNPLSNAGRIFNILIIFFGVGTVFYLAASIMEEFVENRLIKGKKMEKDIQKIRDHYIVCGYGRMGSVICKDLALKGVPFVVVENDHGKIRAIEEEGYLHCMGDVTDDRTLSKTGIERAKGVVTVLSEDADNVFVTLTARGLNPGIFIVARSNTEGSVQKLLRAGANKVINPFSTAGKHMSQLLLKPVVVDFMEVVSQDSSLDLRMEEVNVCERSLLSGIKLKDSLIRKELNIIIVAIKKEDGRMVFNPSSETEISSRDVLIALGSRENLQKLEDLGRG
- a CDS encoding class I SAM-dependent methyltransferase, with the translated sequence MMKIYATKRREDFHSRWMERIYSTYSDYYDLIFDRILKQGREEGVRALEIREGDRILEVGIGTGLSIPLYPNDCFLFGIDISEEMLRKAREKIIKSKKLMNISLKKMDASALSFEDCSFDKVLVPYLISVVPDPDRVVLEINRVCKPGGIVVFVNHFHSSNPFMAMFEKTLSPVSRYLGFRLDLPVESVLERDFFEIERMERVNLFGLWNLIKLRKKMDQ
- a CDS encoding helix-turn-helix domain-containing protein is translated as MDRQDYTIREAAEVTGVSATTIRRYIKAGRVHASLAKGRYGPEYRVSVESLKGSGLEQSNNLSVRKNRNQNGHSIEDLSALLKDLVPASLFQELIMKHEQLLVQYGMVRASGKRLIELKAESEMNEQIFHEQMERMKATLKKYQDEIEFLKKHLRLAELEMEEKNSKIRELKDRINLLELVSRNAITTENIERQFMEIYSKQEKIKQMTRTLNPPEKDLPQKGTREKHNADH
- a CDS encoding HU family DNA-binding protein; the protein is MNKAELIEKIAKDSKITKAQASRAIDSFIDGITKSLKKGEKTSLVGFGTYSISKRKARTGRNPQTGEPIKIPAKKVPKFTPGKALKDAVR